In Bacteroidota bacterium, the following proteins share a genomic window:
- a CDS encoding peptidoglycan DD-metalloendopeptidase family protein, with amino-acid sequence MIYQHKRLLLLSIPMLILLHAFMQPAFAQPSSKARQELESKKEQLLKEIEETNRQLKLNEKNQKSTKTQLNQLNKQIRTRESLIRNINSQISNLGSEIDQTSEEIETLEAQMTLLKNQYATMLSKSQRKRSQYNNMMYIFASADFYQAVKRIKYVQQYTDARRLQAFKIDSTQVVLNEKKEMLLAQRNEKSTLKSSEEQEKKSLTSEKKVQESYMTNLNKQEETLKKQLATKQEAKRKLESAIAENIRKEIEAARKRAEASGKKKDDINSKNAFNQTPEEQKLTSNFSGNRGSLPWPVESGEIVSEFGEHQHPVLKNITVKNDGVDIQSPRSSQARAIFNGEVTGVINLPGSYTAVIVRHGEYLTVYSNLEGVVVRKGDKVTTKQKLGTVHTDAATNVAEINFQIWKGYTKLDPKAWLKR; translated from the coding sequence TGCATGCTTTCATGCAACCAGCCTTTGCACAGCCATCAAGCAAAGCCAGGCAGGAGTTGGAAAGCAAAAAAGAGCAACTGTTAAAAGAAATAGAAGAAACAAACAGACAACTAAAACTGAATGAGAAAAATCAAAAATCTACAAAAACGCAGCTAAACCAACTTAACAAACAAATACGTACCCGCGAATCACTGATACGCAATATTAATAGCCAAATAAGCAATTTGGGGTCTGAGATTGATCAAACATCAGAAGAGATAGAAACCTTGGAGGCACAAATGACTCTGCTAAAAAACCAATATGCAACTATGCTTAGCAAGAGTCAGCGTAAGCGTTCGCAGTATAACAACATGATGTACATTTTTGCCTCGGCAGATTTTTATCAGGCTGTTAAACGAATAAAATACGTGCAACAGTACACGGATGCCCGCAGGTTGCAAGCTTTTAAAATTGACTCTACCCAAGTAGTCTTAAATGAAAAAAAAGAAATGTTGCTTGCACAGCGAAATGAAAAAAGTACGCTGAAATCGAGTGAGGAACAAGAAAAGAAAAGTCTGACGAGTGAAAAGAAGGTTCAGGAATCTTATATGACCAACCTGAATAAGCAGGAGGAAACCTTAAAAAAACAGCTTGCCACCAAGCAGGAGGCTAAACGTAAGCTTGAGAGTGCGATAGCTGAAAATATTCGCAAAGAAATAGAAGCCGCAAGAAAACGCGCAGAGGCAAGTGGCAAAAAGAAAGATGATATCAATAGCAAAAACGCCTTTAATCAGACACCGGAAGAACAAAAGCTAACGAGTAATTTTTCAGGAAATCGTGGTTCATTGCCATGGCCTGTTGAAAGTGGAGAAATCGTTTCGGAGTTTGGTGAGCACCAACATCCAGTATTAAAGAATATCACGGTAAAAAATGATGGTGTAGATATACAATCGCCTAGGAGTAGCCAGGCCCGTGCTATTTTTAATGGCGAAGTTACCGGAGTAATAAATTTACCGGGAAGCTATACTGCAGTTATTGTTAGGCATGGTGAATACTTGACCGTATACTCTAACCTTGAGGGGGTTGTTGTGCGTAAAGGTGATAAAGTAACTACCAAACAAAAACTTGGTACTGTGCATACAGATGCAGCTACCAATGTAGCTGAGATAAATTTCCAGATATGGAAAGGATATACCAAACTAGACCCTAAAGCTTGGCTAAAAAGATAA
- a CDS encoding RNA-binding S4 domain-containing protein — MNALQNIRIDKWLWAVRIFKTRSMASQACDKGKIKLNGEVIKPSRHVRISDAISLSDGTLTRTFEVMELLSTRVGAKLAINYCKETTPEADILNHLALRKAAEQWRMPGEGRPTKKERRELDDFIWGGNYGEF, encoded by the coding sequence ATGAATGCTCTCCAAAACATACGAATAGACAAATGGCTTTGGGCCGTGCGGATATTCAAAACCCGCAGTATGGCATCTCAAGCTTGCGATAAGGGGAAAATTAAACTCAATGGAGAAGTTATTAAGCCTTCGCGTCATGTGCGAATAAGTGATGCGATAAGTTTGAGTGACGGCACTTTGACACGCACCTTTGAAGTAATGGAATTGCTGAGCACCCGTGTAGGCGCAAAATTAGCTATAAACTATTGCAAGGAAACCACACCCGAAGCGGACATACTCAACCACCTGGCTTTGCGCAAGGCAGCTGAACAATGGCGAATGCCCGGTGAAGGTCGCCCCACTAAAAAAGAAAGACGCGAGCTTGACGATTTTATCTGGGGTGGTAATTATGGCGAATTTTAA
- a CDS encoding glycosyltransferase family 2 protein, whose product MAVTFNKLSIVIPCYNEEKTVHLILDKVINMKMVNDIQKELIIVNDCSRDNTIGAIENYFKNNPAIEYQIYSHPVNKGKGAALHTGIKMATGDYVIIQDADLEYDPNEYNILVRPILDGFADVVYGSRFMGGKPHRILFFWHSIGNKFLTFLSNMATNLNLTDMETCYKMFRRDIIQGLELKENRFGFEPEVTAKVARVKDVRIYEVGISYYGRTYAEGKKISWKDGFRAIYCIMKYKFFSK is encoded by the coding sequence ATGGCCGTTACCTTTAACAAACTATCAATAGTAATACCTTGCTATAATGAAGAGAAAACCGTTCACCTTATTCTCGACAAGGTAATAAACATGAAGATGGTTAACGACATTCAAAAGGAACTGATTATAGTTAACGATTGCTCGCGAGATAATACCATTGGTGCTATCGAAAACTACTTTAAAAACAATCCGGCAATTGAATATCAAATATACAGCCACCCTGTAAACAAAGGTAAAGGAGCCGCTTTGCATACTGGTATAAAAATGGCCACAGGTGATTATGTAATTATACAAGATGCCGATCTTGAATATGATCCAAATGAATATAACATTTTGGTGAGGCCCATACTGGATGGTTTTGCCGATGTAGTTTATGGTTCACGATTTATGGGAGGTAAGCCTCATCGCATTTTATTCTTCTGGCATTCGATAGGAAATAAATTCCTTACTTTTTTGAGTAACATGGCCACCAACCTTAACCTTACCGACATGGAAACTTGTTATAAAATGTTTAGGCGCGATATTATACAAGGGCTTGAACTCAAAGAAAACCGCTTTGGCTTTGAACCTGAAGTTACTGCTAAAGTGGCGCGAGTAAAAGATGTTCGCATTTACGAAGTGGGCATTAGTTACTATGGACGCACCTATGCCGAAGGAAAAAAGATTAGCTGGAAAGATGGTTTCAGGGCTATTTATTGTATCATGAAATATAAATTTTTCAGCAAATAA
- the recO gene encoding DNA repair protein RecO, with amino-acid sequence MLTTTQGIVLHSLKYGETSLILNILTRDYGLHTYIYKGVRKSKTHAANLLFPLSCISLTSYMKASTGMHLLKEISASPSLPSILLSPQKNLQSLFLSEVILKSMKHEDTDQAMFDFLHDQIILLENTHENVSLFQLNLLAKLTLYLGFSPHGNYDQQHNPYFDLLEGYYSGHLPVHGQYLSGTDAALFSRVFAIDERLLPRLNITLAETKNALHLLTKYYQLHALHGQQLKSFDILLELL; translated from the coding sequence ATGCTTACCACCACACAGGGCATTGTATTGCACTCGCTTAAATATGGCGAAACATCGTTAATACTAAATATTCTTACGCGCGATTATGGTCTGCACACCTATATTTACAAGGGTGTGCGTAAGTCAAAGACGCATGCGGCTAATTTGCTTTTTCCGTTATCATGCATCTCACTTACGTCTTATATGAAAGCATCCACAGGCATGCACTTACTTAAAGAAATTAGCGCCAGCCCGTCATTGCCATCCATATTATTAAGTCCGCAAAAAAATTTGCAATCATTATTTTTATCAGAAGTAATTCTCAAAAGCATGAAGCATGAAGATACCGATCAGGCAATGTTCGATTTTCTTCACGACCAAATAATATTGTTAGAAAACACCCATGAGAATGTATCATTGTTTCAACTTAACCTATTAGCCAAGCTGACTTTGTATCTGGGATTTTCGCCTCATGGAAATTATGACCAGCAGCATAACCCCTATTTTGATTTGCTCGAAGGTTACTATTCGGGCCATTTGCCTGTGCATGGCCAATACCTTAGCGGGACTGATGCGGCTTTATTTTCGAGAGTATTTGCAATAGACGAGCGTCTATTGCCGCGCTTAAACATTACACTTGCCGAAACTAAAAATGCATTGCACCTGCTTACCAAGTATTATCAACTGCATGCTTTGCACGGACAGCAATTAAAATCATTTGACATCTTACTCGAATTGCTTTAA
- a CDS encoding transglycosylase domain-containing protein, whose product MRLRTLFYVLLISFVVAVTGYFALRNYILGYAIGTVQDKVRAKYGLNLALESAEFNGPFRVEASKISLVPVSSLDTLLKAEYIGCDLAALRLFSGKVRFDFFSLNNPEFRFVNTATACNYKNLIKADKTPLPNDDIRPTSWRGSIDALIEGMFIMLQTGFEIINIKASVTTDKGTTFFKSPSVKYDLRNFYTSISILDKTISDTLIIKASVLEKNKTYDFEILHPGENRYLPLFASDSLLKLNFSHAKGSIKLSETGNKRVISHHVILAGLAFNHWRLSDKDILIKDAALEGNLLIGEHSVELDSNTHIQCNHIYSTLYSSYRINPDTQMVIKLNLPSMQAQDFFDGLPENMFQSLQGIKAKGFLSYRLNFLVDLTQPDSLIFDSELKGENFRIEKFGKANLSKLNEGFLFDAGEGTGIMRSILVSEENPDFVPFQNISMHLINAVMTSEDGSFMFHQGFNEEAFRAAIAENIKQKKFVRGGSTISMQLVKNCFLYRNKTISRKVEEALLVWLLERNRIVSKERMMEVYLNVIEWGPNVYGIKEAADFYFQQSPSQLTLDQSIFLASLVPHPRTFRHSVDSAGISKPYLQSYYNLMLNKMLARGHITEQDTTVSLKQAAINGRALQLILPKDSMVIDSASTEFDF is encoded by the coding sequence ATGCGATTGCGTACCCTATTTTATGTTTTACTCATTTCTTTTGTTGTAGCAGTAACTGGCTATTTTGCACTTCGCAATTATATACTCGGCTATGCAATTGGAACGGTGCAGGACAAAGTAAGAGCCAAGTATGGATTAAACCTGGCACTTGAAAGTGCAGAGTTTAATGGTCCGTTTCGAGTTGAAGCAAGTAAAATTAGCCTGGTGCCCGTGAGCAGTTTAGATACCCTACTCAAAGCGGAATATATTGGTTGCGACTTAGCTGCATTGCGCTTGTTTTCAGGTAAAGTCAGATTCGATTTTTTTAGTTTAAACAACCCGGAATTTCGTTTTGTAAATACAGCAACTGCATGCAACTATAAAAACTTGATTAAAGCCGATAAGACACCATTACCTAACGATGATATACGGCCAACAAGTTGGAGAGGCAGTATTGATGCTTTAATCGAAGGAATGTTCATCATGCTTCAAACCGGATTTGAAATCATTAATATAAAAGCATCGGTTACAACAGATAAGGGAACTACTTTTTTTAAATCGCCATCGGTGAAATACGACCTGCGTAATTTCTATACGAGCATAAGTATTTTGGATAAAACTATTTCTGATACACTTATAATTAAAGCATCCGTTTTAGAGAAAAACAAAACGTATGATTTCGAAATTTTACATCCGGGCGAAAATCGTTACCTTCCTTTATTCGCGTCCGACAGCCTATTAAAATTAAATTTTTCACATGCAAAGGGGTCTATAAAATTAAGTGAGACCGGTAATAAACGAGTTATCTCGCACCATGTAATTTTAGCTGGTCTTGCTTTTAACCATTGGCGACTAAGTGATAAGGATATTTTGATTAAAGATGCAGCTCTAGAGGGCAATCTGCTCATTGGCGAACATTCTGTTGAATTGGATAGCAATACGCATATTCAATGCAACCATATATATAGCACCTTGTATTCTAGTTACCGGATTAATCCTGACACGCAAATGGTTATTAAATTGAACCTACCTTCAATGCAAGCCCAGGATTTTTTTGATGGGCTTCCTGAAAATATGTTTCAATCGCTGCAAGGAATAAAGGCAAAAGGATTCCTATCCTATCGGCTGAATTTTTTAGTTGACCTTACCCAACCCGACAGTCTTATTTTTGATAGCGAGCTTAAGGGAGAAAATTTCCGAATTGAAAAGTTTGGAAAAGCAAACCTTTCTAAATTGAATGAAGGCTTTTTGTTTGATGCAGGTGAAGGTACCGGTATCATGCGCTCCATTCTGGTTAGTGAAGAGAACCCTGATTTTGTGCCATTTCAAAATATTAGTATGCATTTGATAAATGCTGTAATGACCAGTGAAGATGGATCGTTTATGTTTCATCAGGGATTTAACGAAGAAGCATTTCGTGCAGCTATTGCCGAAAACATAAAGCAAAAAAAATTTGTTCGCGGAGGAAGCACCATTTCTATGCAATTGGTAAAAAATTGTTTTCTCTATCGCAACAAAACAATTTCGCGCAAAGTAGAAGAGGCCTTGTTAGTTTGGTTATTAGAGCGAAATCGTATAGTTAGTAAGGAACGCATGATGGAAGTATATCTTAATGTAATTGAATGGGGACCTAATGTGTATGGAATAAAAGAAGCAGCCGATTTTTATTTTCAACAAAGTCCTTCGCAACTTACACTTGACCAAAGTATATTCCTTGCCAGTTTGGTTCCACATCCAAGAACCTTTCGCCATAGTGTAGATAGTGCAGGAATAAGCAAACCCTATTTACAAAGTTATTATAACCTTATGTTGAATAAGATGCTGGCTCGCGGTCATATAACTGAACAAGACACAACCGTATCGCTAAAGCAAGCAGCAATAAACGGTAGGGCGCTTCAACTAATTTTACCAAAAGATTCTATGGTCATTGATTCGGCTTCAACCGAATTTGATTTCTAA
- the cas6 gene encoding CRISPR-associated endoribonuclease Cas6: MRVKISFVRDLNSSNSIPLHHQKLLSSALHEVVSAFSLEPLPFNFSSLKGTSRIQNGYMRFLSTKVTMVISATSTENCNRIIDEIFSRPYISVGKLNLIPKFKEIIADPTVTKRMRYIGISPMILADPKIDQKKAQELIDPNSREFADTLYNVVMDQMEKAGYTEDQLNQYAEFEAQPDKEYVEKIQDSGKKFARFYKCSEGFTMLGYLLPFTLYAHPDVHDFIWKTGIGVLTNEGYGMVDVVNN, translated from the coding sequence ATGCGTGTAAAAATTTCCTTCGTAAGGGACCTTAACTCATCCAACTCTATCCCCTTACATCATCAAAAGCTACTCTCATCAGCATTACATGAGGTTGTGAGTGCGTTTTCATTAGAGCCATTACCATTTAACTTCTCATCGCTCAAAGGCACATCGCGTATCCAAAATGGGTATATGCGTTTCTTAAGCACCAAAGTTACCATGGTTATAAGTGCTACAAGCACCGAAAATTGTAATCGGATTATCGATGAGATTTTTTCCAGACCTTATATTTCAGTTGGAAAATTAAATCTTATTCCCAAGTTTAAAGAGATAATCGCTGATCCAACCGTTACCAAGCGTATGCGATACATTGGTATTTCACCTATGATATTGGCAGATCCAAAGATTGATCAGAAAAAGGCACAGGAACTTATTGATCCCAATTCGCGCGAGTTTGCCGACACGTTATATAATGTAGTAATGGATCAAATGGAAAAAGCTGGTTATACCGAAGATCAATTGAATCAATACGCTGAATTTGAAGCCCAACCCGATAAGGAGTACGTTGAAAAAATTCAGGATTCAGGAAAGAAATTCGCACGCTTTTATAAGTGCAGCGAAGGGTTTACCATGTTGGGATATTTATTGCCATTTACCTTATACGCACATCCCGATGTGCACGATTTTATATGGAAAACCGGAATTGGCGTATTAACCAACGAAGGTTACGGAATGGTTGATGTTGTAAACAACTAA
- a CDS encoding sulfotransferase, whose protein sequence is MSKNTKGSYTLKSNNVQAEQLFVTGYSRSGTTMMGRILGRNSAVFTFHEIHFFEQLYFPGKEVVDFKMDDAVALLCKLLSIERQGYLQERNPTLFIDEASAALSAAQINLHPVDVFRFFLSYESKKNGKQISCDQTPRNALFMEEILNLYPRAYIVAMIRDPRDVLLSQKGKWKRRFLGAKTIPLKESIRSWINYHPVTITKLWCASTRSILKFKNHERVIIIKFEDLLAQPEQTVQAICKFAGIDFASDMLNVPKVGSSLGNDKPDAKGINSDNRGNYLQGLSKSEIVICERSSTSLRQLLNYPDSKISANPVIIAFQYLIMPIKLAVALLVNLGRTKNLLATIKRRLS, encoded by the coding sequence TTGTCGAAAAATACAAAGGGTAGCTACACCCTAAAAAGTAATAACGTGCAGGCCGAACAATTATTTGTAACAGGATATAGCCGAAGTGGCACCACCATGATGGGGCGCATACTCGGGCGCAATTCAGCGGTTTTCACATTTCATGAGATTCATTTTTTTGAGCAACTCTATTTTCCGGGCAAGGAGGTTGTGGATTTTAAAATGGATGATGCGGTTGCTTTGCTTTGTAAACTATTAAGCATAGAGCGTCAGGGATATTTGCAGGAGCGCAATCCAACCTTGTTTATTGACGAAGCATCTGCAGCCCTTTCTGCAGCCCAAATCAACCTGCATCCTGTTGATGTCTTTCGTTTTTTTTTATCGTATGAGAGTAAAAAAAATGGCAAGCAAATTAGTTGTGACCAAACGCCCCGCAATGCCTTGTTCATGGAAGAAATTCTAAACCTATATCCTAGAGCCTATATTGTTGCTATGATACGCGACCCGCGCGATGTGCTGCTTTCGCAAAAGGGTAAGTGGAAGCGAAGATTTCTCGGGGCAAAAACAATTCCCTTAAAGGAAAGTATAAGGTCATGGATTAATTACCATCCTGTCACCATTACCAAGTTGTGGTGCGCCAGCACTCGCTCCATATTAAAGTTTAAAAATCATGAGCGGGTAATAATTATAAAGTTCGAAGACTTGCTTGCACAACCTGAGCAAACGGTGCAGGCAATATGTAAATTTGCAGGGATTGACTTTGCTAGCGATATGCTCAATGTTCCAAAAGTGGGAAGTAGCTTGGGAAATGACAAACCCGATGCGAAGGGCATAAATAGCGACAACCGTGGAAACTATTTGCAAGGACTTTCAAAAAGCGAAATTGTCATCTGTGAGCGTAGTTCAACATCCTTGCGTCAACTATTAAATTATCCCGATTCCAAAATCAGCGCCAATCCTGTTATAATTGCTTTTCAATACCTCATTATGCCCATTAAACTGGCAGTTGCTTTATTGGTAAACCTGGGGCGCACAAAAAACCTGTTGGCTACTATAAAACGCAGACTATCCTGA
- the phbB gene encoding acetoacetyl-CoA reductase codes for MDKANKRVVLVTGATGGLGTAMCKELCNSGFHVLANYRNKEKADAWQKQMLSEGYRVDIYEADVTDFDSVGAMISKIEDEVGPVDTLVNNAGITRDGRFSKMSKDDWNAVISTNLDSVFNCTRHVINGMMERKFGRIINISSVNGQRGQFGQANYSAAKAGMHGFTKTLAMEVAKYGVTVNTISPGYIGTDMVMAVPEKVREQIVAQIPMGRLGGTHEVAYLVSFLAGEKTDFITGANYSINGGQHVY; via the coding sequence ATGGATAAGGCAAATAAACGAGTAGTACTGGTAACAGGAGCCACAGGCGGACTGGGCACAGCTATGTGCAAAGAATTATGTAATTCGGGATTTCATGTATTAGCCAATTACAGAAATAAAGAAAAAGCAGATGCATGGCAAAAGCAAATGTTAAGCGAAGGATACAGGGTAGATATCTATGAGGCTGACGTAACGGACTTCGATTCGGTTGGCGCTATGATTAGTAAAATAGAAGATGAAGTAGGCCCGGTTGATACGCTTGTTAATAATGCAGGTATTACACGTGATGGACGGTTTAGCAAAATGTCGAAAGATGATTGGAATGCAGTAATAAGCACCAATCTTGACAGCGTGTTCAATTGCACCCGTCATGTGATTAATGGAATGATGGAGCGAAAATTTGGGCGCATTATTAATATTAGTTCTGTAAACGGACAGCGAGGGCAGTTTGGGCAGGCCAACTATAGCGCTGCTAAAGCAGGCATGCATGGTTTTACTAAAACACTGGCAATGGAAGTAGCTAAGTATGGCGTAACGGTAAATACCATTTCGCCAGGCTATATAGGCACAGATATGGTGATGGCCGTTCCTGAAAAAGTTCGCGAACAAATAGTTGCACAAATACCGATGGGCCGATTAGGAGGCACACACGAGGTGGCTTATCTGGTATCTTTTCTGGCGGGCGAAAAAACGGACTTTATCACCGGTGCTAATTATAGCATCAATGGTGGGCAGCACGTTTACTAG
- a CDS encoding immune inhibitor A — MKKSIKITMLLLVFFVCHNSNAQEDYSKVRINLQTTSIRKLASLGIETDHGLQKVNYFLETWVSTSERKILDDNTIEYLTLIDNARNFYKSQNQQVRNSYRQDCFPINYVSPVHYNEGSMAGFLTYAEMINELDSMFILYPNLITNKASIGPNATILGDSIWHLKISDNPGIAEGENQILYTGVHHAREPMGMQNLIFYMWYLLENYATDSLVKYMVDHTELYFVPCINPDGYKYNEFTDPAGGGLWRKNRRDNMDGNFGVDLNRNYGYNWGFDDNGSSPFTSSLTYRGATPFSEPETQLIRDFCNTHNFRIALNYHSYGNLLIYPWGYIDNLYTPDSGMFVDMATNITLHNNYKAGTANQTVNYIVNGSSDDWMYGEQNTKNKIFAYTPETGYDFWPSQSDIDWIVKTNMYANVQAGLHVGKYAAVEDITLTDVYVTNPYLVYKLSMKGLDSTGTYTVTVNALQNVSSTAPAKVYSNLKAGDVIIDSIAYVLQANISIGDEAELELAVTNGNYTWRDTLTKVYNYPSLVFSDNASTMTKWISASWNTTTQHYVSAPASITDSPFGNYNDGANSSIILANALQIATTGIPELTFYARWMIEPIFDYAQLQISDNNGVTWYPLCGRFTDEGSDFQDPYNPVYDGLQPEWVQERIDLSAYKGKSVKIRFVLVSDFGNTFDGFYFDDVAITGGVFTSTNELNESMVIHAFPNPVNNQLQIFTSFPSGDEVIISAFDVEGKKVHSQTVSVKAENFTLNTSNWANGVYTLQITSSRGQNFFRKIVKLRN, encoded by the coding sequence ATGAAAAAGTCAATTAAAATAACAATGCTCTTGTTAGTGTTTTTCGTTTGCCATAATTCGAATGCGCAAGAAGATTACAGCAAGGTGCGTATTAACCTTCAAACAACAAGTATAAGGAAGCTTGCTTCACTTGGTATAGAAACAGATCACGGATTGCAAAAAGTAAATTACTTTTTGGAAACATGGGTAAGTACCTCAGAACGAAAAATTTTAGATGATAACACCATTGAATATCTTACATTAATTGACAACGCACGTAATTTTTATAAATCGCAAAATCAGCAAGTTAGAAATAGCTATAGGCAAGATTGTTTTCCTATTAATTATGTATCGCCTGTGCATTACAACGAAGGCAGCATGGCCGGATTTTTAACCTATGCCGAAATGATTAATGAGTTAGACAGTATGTTTATCCTGTATCCTAACTTGATAACAAATAAAGCCTCTATAGGTCCAAACGCTACCATACTGGGCGATTCTATTTGGCACTTGAAAATAAGCGACAACCCCGGCATTGCCGAAGGCGAAAATCAAATACTCTATACCGGAGTGCATCATGCACGCGAGCCTATGGGCATGCAAAATCTAATTTTTTATATGTGGTATTTACTTGAGAATTATGCCACCGATAGTCTTGTAAAATATATGGTTGACCATACCGAATTATATTTTGTTCCCTGCATTAATCCGGATGGCTATAAGTATAATGAGTTTACCGACCCGGCAGGTGGAGGCTTGTGGCGCAAAAACAGACGCGATAATATGGATGGTAATTTTGGTGTTGACCTTAATCGTAATTATGGATACAATTGGGGGTTTGATGATAATGGATCCTCACCGTTCACCTCCTCGCTCACATACCGCGGTGCAACTCCCTTTTCGGAGCCCGAAACACAATTGATCAGAGACTTTTGCAATACACATAACTTCAGAATCGCCCTCAACTACCACTCTTATGGCAATCTTTTAATATACCCATGGGGTTATATAGACAACCTCTACACACCCGACTCGGGCATGTTTGTAGATATGGCAACCAACATCACCTTGCATAATAATTACAAAGCAGGTACTGCCAATCAAACAGTAAATTATATTGTAAACGGGAGCAGCGATGACTGGATGTATGGAGAGCAAAACACGAAGAATAAAATATTTGCCTATACACCCGAAACAGGTTACGATTTCTGGCCTTCGCAAAGCGATATTGACTGGATAGTAAAAACAAACATGTATGCTAACGTGCAAGCTGGCTTGCATGTTGGAAAGTATGCAGCAGTCGAAGACATTACGCTTACGGATGTGTATGTAACAAATCCGTATCTGGTATATAAGCTGAGCATGAAAGGGCTAGACAGTACCGGAACATATACCGTTACAGTTAACGCGCTACAAAATGTATCAAGCACAGCGCCTGCCAAAGTATACAGTAACTTAAAAGCGGGCGATGTAATTATTGATTCTATAGCATACGTTTTACAAGCTAATATTTCGATTGGTGATGAAGCGGAGCTGGAACTTGCTGTTACAAACGGGAATTATACTTGGCGCGACACGCTAACCAAAGTATACAATTATCCCTCATTAGTATTTAGTGACAATGCCTCAACTATGACTAAATGGATCAGTGCCTCCTGGAACACAACTACACAGCACTATGTAAGTGCACCGGCATCCATTACCGATTCGCCTTTTGGCAACTATAACGATGGCGCCAACAGCAGTATTATTCTTGCTAACGCTTTACAGATTGCAACTACCGGAATTCCCGAACTCACATTTTATGCCCGATGGATGATAGAACCTATCTTTGATTATGCTCAACTGCAGATTTCTGATAATAATGGCGTTACTTGGTATCCGCTTTGCGGTCGCTTTACCGATGAGGGCAGTGATTTTCAAGATCCTTACAATCCGGTTTATGACGGCTTACAACCTGAATGGGTGCAGGAACGCATTGACCTTAGTGCTTACAAAGGAAAATCTGTAAAAATCAGGTTTGTATTAGTTAGCGATTTCGGAAATACCTTTGATGGTTTTTATTTTGACGATGTTGCAATTACCGGTGGTGTTTTTACATCTACTAATGAATTAAATGAGAGCATGGTCATTCATGCTTTTCCTAATCCGGTTAATAATCAATTGCAGATATTCACTTCGTTTCCTTCAGGTGATGAGGTGATAATTTCGGCATTTGATGTTGAGGGCAAAAAGGTGCACAGCCAAACTGTTAGTGTTAAAGCAGAGAATTTTACTTTGAATACAAGCAATTGGGCCAATGGTGTTTACACCTTGCAAATCACATCTTCAAGAGGCCAAAATTTTTTCCGAAAAATTGTTAAGCTGCGCAATTAA
- a CDS encoding DUF1987 domain-containing protein codes for MDNLHITPTIKTPAISFNAAGTFSLSGKSIPENSIEFYKSVYEWLDQYAQMPAAETIITIQLEYFNTSSSKCLLDIFRKLEAIYNSGKSKVQIKWMYEEEDEDMMEAGDDYRTLIKLPFDIQKI; via the coding sequence ATGGACAACCTACATATAACTCCTACTATTAAAACTCCAGCTATAAGCTTTAATGCAGCCGGTACGTTTTCACTTTCGGGAAAATCTATTCCTGAAAATTCGATTGAGTTTTATAAAAGTGTGTACGAGTGGCTCGACCAATATGCGCAAATGCCTGCTGCCGAAACTATCATAACCATTCAACTGGAATATTTTAACACTTCGTCTTCAAAATGCCTTCTCGATATATTTAGAAAACTAGAGGCTATATATAACAGTGGCAAAAGCAAAGTGCAAATCAAATGGATGTATGAAGAAGAAGATGAGGACATGATGGAGGCCGGAGATGATTACCGTACATTAATAAAGTTACCTTTTGATATTCAAAAAATTTAG